A window of Hyalangium gracile contains these coding sequences:
- a CDS encoding response regulator: MASLLNGPILIVEDDEDIREALQGFLELQGYDVVLATHGREAVEQLQRQPRPALILLDMALPVMDGHRVLTYRKQTNGLQEVPVIIVSAGMAAMNPRDRALYAANYNVAAFLKKPADPDQLLETIERHALRPSSEPAGAPA, from the coding sequence ATGGCCTCTCTGCTGAACGGTCCCATTCTCATCGTCGAGGATGACGAGGACATCCGGGAAGCGCTCCAGGGCTTCCTGGAGCTGCAGGGCTATGACGTGGTCCTGGCCACCCACGGCCGGGAGGCCGTCGAGCAGCTGCAGCGCCAGCCCCGGCCCGCCCTCATCCTGCTGGACATGGCCCTGCCGGTGATGGACGGACACCGGGTGCTCACCTACCGCAAACAGACGAACGGGCTCCAGGAGGTGCCCGTCATCATCGTCTCGGCGGGAATGGCGGCGATGAACCCCCGGGACAGGGCCCTCTACGCGGCCAACTACAACGTGGCCGCCTTCCTGAAGAAGCCGGCGGACCCGGACCAGCTCCTGGAGACCATCGAGCGCCACGCGCTGCGCCCGTCGAGCGAGCCGGCAGGCGCCCCGGCGTGA
- a CDS encoding SanA/YdcF family protein has product MRRGLLGAALAVLGVLALSHFVRVRYQDRIVPLSSAPEAPVVLVFGAGLAPGGVPSAVLAQRLDTAIALWKAGKAKAVLVSGDNSDRFHDETRAMRRYMLDRGLPEQAVLGDDSGLSTYDSCVRAFTVFQVRKALLVTQGFHLPRALYIANSVGMDAWGVAADEGRPSTRRYAVREMFSRVLALAMVTLERKPTYPAERTAATGR; this is encoded by the coding sequence ATGCGCAGAGGGCTCCTCGGGGCCGCGCTGGCGGTGCTCGGGGTGCTGGCCCTGTCGCACTTCGTCCGGGTGCGCTACCAGGACCGCATCGTCCCGCTGAGCTCCGCCCCCGAGGCGCCGGTGGTGCTGGTGTTCGGCGCGGGGCTGGCGCCGGGCGGGGTGCCCTCGGCGGTGCTGGCGCAGCGGCTGGACACCGCGATTGCCCTCTGGAAGGCGGGCAAGGCGAAGGCGGTGCTCGTCAGCGGGGACAACTCGGACCGCTTCCATGACGAGACGCGCGCCATGCGCCGCTACATGCTCGACCGGGGGCTGCCCGAGCAGGCGGTGCTGGGAGACGACTCGGGGCTGTCCACCTATGACAGCTGCGTGCGCGCCTTCACCGTCTTCCAGGTCCGCAAGGCGCTGCTGGTGACGCAGGGCTTCCACCTGCCGCGCGCGCTGTACATCGCCAACTCGGTGGGCATGGACGCCTGGGGCGTGGCGGCGGACGAGGGCCGGCCCTCCACCCGGCGCTACGCGGTGCGGGAGATGTTCTCCCGGGTGCTCGCGCTGGCCATGGTGACGCTGGAGCGCAAGCCCACCTACCCGGCCGAGCGCACGGCGGCCACCGGGCGCTGA
- a CDS encoding AI-2E family transporter produces the protein MATASRPRSQVSPRTVWTVGLNVLGLLGLLMLLRAASGALSWVLVALFLALAAQPLVAWLERHGIRRGLSVALLFLGSLGLLAALLTTFVPMVLEQGRGLVTALPGLIESLRHQGWMEQLDARFGLFDRMAEELRQGLPGAAMPVLGVVTGILHRVAAFITVVVLAAFFLAFGKELFDTAMLWVPPDKRTHWYQLALRIHRTVGRYVAGSFFISLIGGVVTTVTLALLGVPYFLPLGLVMAVLGLIPFIGAFLGGMLIVGATFATVGSHAGFISLGVFLAYQQVENHLLQPFIQRRTLRMNPLLIALAMLAGTAFAGILGALLALPVAGAVQVLAQDMLARRQERWRIEGQDDTLAVPPPPPVPNEDAPEARH, from the coding sequence GTGGCCACGGCATCGCGCCCGCGCTCCCAGGTGTCGCCCCGCACGGTGTGGACGGTGGGGCTCAACGTGCTGGGGCTGCTGGGCCTGCTGATGCTGCTGCGCGCGGCCAGTGGCGCCCTGTCCTGGGTGCTGGTGGCGCTCTTCCTGGCGCTGGCGGCCCAGCCGCTGGTGGCCTGGCTGGAGCGCCACGGCATCCGGCGAGGGCTGTCGGTGGCGCTGCTGTTCCTGGGCTCCCTGGGGCTGCTGGCGGCCCTGCTGACGACCTTCGTGCCCATGGTGCTGGAGCAGGGCCGGGGGCTGGTGACGGCCCTGCCGGGCCTCATCGAGTCGCTGCGCCACCAGGGGTGGATGGAGCAGCTGGACGCGCGCTTCGGCCTCTTCGACCGCATGGCGGAGGAGCTGCGCCAGGGGCTGCCGGGCGCGGCCATGCCCGTGCTGGGCGTGGTGACGGGCATCCTCCACCGCGTGGCGGCCTTCATCACGGTGGTGGTGCTGGCGGCCTTCTTCCTCGCCTTCGGCAAGGAGCTGTTCGACACGGCGATGCTCTGGGTGCCCCCGGACAAGCGCACGCACTGGTATCAGCTCGCGCTGCGCATCCACCGCACCGTGGGGCGCTACGTGGCGGGCTCGTTCTTCATCTCGCTCATCGGCGGCGTGGTGACGACGGTGACCCTGGCGCTGCTCGGAGTGCCCTACTTCCTGCCGCTGGGCCTGGTGATGGCGGTGCTGGGGCTCATCCCGTTCATCGGGGCGTTCCTCGGCGGGATGCTCATCGTGGGCGCGACGTTCGCCACCGTCGGCTCCCACGCCGGCTTCATCTCGCTGGGCGTGTTCCTGGCGTACCAGCAGGTGGAGAACCACCTGCTCCAGCCGTTCATCCAGCGGCGCACGCTGCGGATGAACCCCCTGCTCATCGCGCTGGCGATGCTGGCGGGCACGGCCTTCGCGGGCATCCTGGGGGCGCTGCTGGCGCTGCCGGTCGCCGGGGCCGTGCAGGTGCTCGCGCAGGACATGCTCGCCCGACGTCAGGAGCGCTGGCGCATCGAGGGCCAGGACGACACCCTCGCCGTGCCTCCACCGCCCCCCGTGCCCAACGAGGACGCCCCCGAGGCACGGCACTGA
- a CDS encoding SMI1/KNR4 family protein: MHEWLEALQKSAKTKNPGVAAEELRRAETESGVPLPGELGDLYSAFNGGAFEGDVVLYPLHGEGEQASVLEKTRKMLVGLPVAGVWRFGLKGTHRHLFTARKSAMVEQGDGGGPLPEWVHALGDEDWLYGTWDEDKKEMRLYRSLSNMLSVLVPPVEHEEFGDRTFARAIAAVQGALSELAGGKEAAEGEEEEEAVAAEGEEAEAAATQQEAGEEEAAAEVPELAYEYEEGVRPKVPEAAVKAMKAATKPPKAAPKAPKAPKAAKPPKGEEAAPKAEEAAPKAEEAAPVAGEPTLDKPAVIAAERRMKSLKGKAGKKEAGLEEPAVIAAERRIEGLKSQEQPAVPRKKAAARTAAKAPAAKAPAKQAAAKKAPAKQAAAKKAPAKQPAAKKTPAKQAAAKKGAAKKAAAKKAAAKKAPAKQATAKKAAAKKAPAKKAPARKGAAKKAPAKKAGARRGR; encoded by the coding sequence ATGCACGAGTGGTTGGAGGCGCTGCAGAAGTCAGCAAAGACGAAGAACCCGGGAGTGGCCGCGGAGGAGCTGCGGCGGGCCGAGACGGAGTCCGGGGTGCCGCTGCCGGGTGAGCTGGGCGATCTGTACTCGGCCTTCAATGGCGGCGCGTTCGAGGGGGACGTGGTGCTCTACCCGCTGCATGGCGAGGGCGAGCAGGCCAGCGTGCTGGAGAAGACGCGCAAGATGCTGGTGGGGCTGCCGGTGGCGGGGGTGTGGCGCTTCGGCCTGAAGGGGACGCACCGCCACCTGTTCACGGCGCGCAAGTCCGCCATGGTGGAGCAGGGCGATGGGGGCGGGCCCCTGCCGGAATGGGTGCATGCGCTCGGGGACGAGGACTGGCTCTACGGCACGTGGGACGAAGACAAGAAGGAGATGCGGCTCTACCGCTCGCTGTCGAACATGCTCAGCGTGCTGGTGCCGCCGGTGGAGCACGAGGAGTTCGGCGACCGGACCTTCGCGCGAGCCATCGCCGCCGTGCAGGGCGCGCTGAGCGAGCTGGCCGGGGGGAAGGAGGCCGCGGAGGGCGAGGAGGAAGAGGAGGCGGTGGCTGCCGAGGGCGAGGAGGCGGAGGCGGCCGCCACGCAGCAAGAGGCGGGCGAGGAGGAAGCGGCCGCCGAGGTGCCGGAGCTGGCGTACGAGTATGAGGAGGGCGTGCGCCCCAAGGTTCCGGAAGCAGCGGTCAAGGCGATGAAGGCCGCGACGAAGCCTCCGAAGGCAGCGCCCAAGGCTCCGAAGGCCCCCAAGGCCGCGAAGCCGCCCAAGGGCGAGGAAGCAGCGCCCAAGGCCGAGGAAGCAGCGCCCAAGGCCGAGGAGGCAGCACCGGTGGCGGGCGAGCCGACGCTCGACAAGCCCGCGGTGATTGCCGCCGAGCGGCGCATGAAGAGCCTCAAGGGCAAGGCGGGCAAGAAGGAGGCAGGGCTCGAGGAGCCCGCGGTGATTGCCGCCGAGCGGCGCATCGAAGGCCTCAAGAGCCAGGAGCAGCCCGCGGTGCCTCGCAAGAAGGCTGCGGCGCGCACGGCGGCGAAGGCTCCAGCCGCGAAGGCCCCGGCGAAGCAGGCTGCGGCCAAGAAGGCTCCGGCGAAGCAGGCTGCGGCCAAGAAGGCTCCGGCGAAGCAGCCCGCTGCGAAGAAGACTCCGGCGAAGCAGGCTGCGGCCAAGAAGGGCGCTGCCAAGAAGGCTGCGGCCAAGAAGGCCGCTGCGAAGAAGGCCCCGGCAAAGCAGGCCACTGCGAAGAAGGCTGCTGCGAAGAAGGCTCCTGCGAAGAAGGCTCCTGCCAGGAAGGGCGCGGCGAAGAAGGCCCCCGCCAAGAAGGCCGGGGCGCGACGCGGTCGCTGA
- a CDS encoding CotH kinase family protein, translating into MGRWSWLLGVGIAGLVACGPADHQPPGTPLPGVTGTDPLPGDPDGGIPVPTLPDGGPPDGEPGDGGPTLPDGGTPDAGPRLGVYPAVQTRVPTFDLRILPEHLAQLEANPESDDEVPVVVVFDGVPAPGMMRYRGASSRTLPQKSFKIELDPGYEFEDRDHFELLAEYYDSAKLTEKFAVDLFTALGLPVPRARYVRVSINGQHNGLYLDMEHVGKDYLKHHALERSASIYRCGDRNCELTLRRGSYQGDFEKKTNEDTGRADLDAFLAWVNRSDDAQFEAHVGRYLDVEAYLGNLAVDALISNNVIEDARGYWIHEHQKDRWQYVPWDLNNAQMLFWRTWEPTDPPITNRWPQAFSVYDPWVQRLYETRLAQRPAQRPTWSVLNTRIWDRPALRARLLAKLEAALAGPFSETQANAHIDALWNLVRPQLEQDPYISSEHMARARGFLKKYVKERARYLRGVLDTLKAHGSGPLVLSEVNAGSAGYVKLHNRGATPLTLEGYELTNDLRATSRHVLPTLTLEPGQTVRFEADGDTAAGPLHLPFTLSREGGEVGLFDGKRLSESGKLPVYGPEDILYYGPLPSGTVYGRKTPQSEDFERRPLAP; encoded by the coding sequence ATGGGGCGCTGGAGCTGGCTGCTGGGGGTGGGCATCGCGGGACTGGTGGCATGTGGGCCGGCGGACCATCAGCCTCCCGGGACGCCCCTCCCCGGTGTGACAGGGACGGACCCCCTCCCGGGAGATCCGGATGGGGGCATACCGGTCCCCACGCTTCCGGATGGGGGCCCCCCGGACGGAGAGCCCGGGGATGGCGGGCCCACCCTGCCGGATGGGGGCACCCCGGATGCGGGCCCCCGCCTGGGCGTGTACCCCGCCGTCCAGACGCGCGTGCCGACGTTCGACCTGCGCATCCTCCCGGAGCACCTGGCCCAGCTGGAGGCCAACCCGGAGTCGGACGACGAGGTGCCGGTGGTGGTGGTGTTCGACGGGGTGCCGGCCCCGGGCATGATGCGCTACCGCGGCGCCAGCTCCCGGACGCTGCCCCAGAAGAGCTTCAAGATAGAGCTGGACCCGGGCTACGAGTTCGAGGACCGGGACCACTTCGAGCTGCTGGCCGAGTACTACGACAGCGCCAAGCTGACCGAGAAGTTCGCGGTGGACCTCTTCACCGCGCTGGGGCTGCCGGTGCCGCGCGCCCGCTACGTCCGGGTGAGCATCAACGGCCAGCACAACGGGCTCTACCTGGACATGGAGCACGTGGGGAAGGACTACCTGAAGCACCACGCGCTGGAGCGCAGCGCCTCCATCTACCGCTGCGGAGACCGCAACTGCGAGCTGACGCTGCGCCGCGGCTCCTACCAGGGGGACTTCGAGAAGAAGACCAACGAGGACACGGGCCGCGCGGACCTGGATGCCTTCCTGGCCTGGGTGAACCGCTCGGATGACGCGCAGTTCGAGGCCCACGTGGGGCGGTACCTGGACGTGGAGGCCTACCTGGGCAACCTCGCCGTGGACGCGCTCATCTCCAACAACGTCATCGAGGACGCGCGCGGCTACTGGATCCACGAGCACCAGAAGGACCGGTGGCAGTACGTGCCGTGGGACTTGAACAACGCGCAGATGCTCTTCTGGCGCACGTGGGAGCCCACGGATCCGCCCATCACCAACCGGTGGCCGCAGGCCTTCAGCGTGTATGACCCGTGGGTGCAGCGCCTCTACGAGACGCGCCTGGCCCAGCGCCCGGCGCAGCGGCCCACCTGGAGCGTGCTCAACACCCGCATCTGGGACCGGCCCGCCCTGCGCGCCCGCCTGCTGGCGAAGCTCGAGGCGGCGCTCGCCGGCCCCTTCTCCGAGACCCAGGCGAACGCGCACATCGACGCGCTGTGGAACCTGGTGCGGCCGCAGCTGGAGCAGGATCCTTATATCTCGTCCGAGCACATGGCGCGGGCCCGCGGCTTCCTCAAGAAGTACGTGAAGGAGCGCGCCAGGTACCTGCGCGGCGTGCTCGACACGCTGAAGGCGCACGGCAGCGGGCCGCTCGTGCTGAGCGAGGTGAACGCCGGCAGCGCGGGCTACGTGAAGCTGCACAACCGCGGCGCCACGCCCCTCACGCTGGAGGGCTACGAGCTGACGAATGATCTGCGCGCCACCTCCCGGCACGTGCTGCCCACGCTGACACTGGAGCCAGGGCAGACGGTGCGCTTCGAGGCGGACGGGGACACGGCGGCGGGCCCCCTGCACCTGCCCTTCACCCTCTCCCGGGAGGGCGGCGAGGTGGGCCTCTTCGACGGCAAGCGCCTGTCGGAGTCCGGCAAGCTGCCCGTGTACGGACCGGAGGACATCCTCTATTACGGGCCGCTGCCCTCGGGGACGGTGTATGGGCGCAAGACGCCCCAGAGCGAGGACTTCGAGCGCAGGCCGCTGGCACCCTGA
- a CDS encoding thioredoxin family protein, protein MAHPTTYEATTENFDALVLQPKGELVVVDFWGDGCPNCDIYAAAEPSLLSELEGAPMRVVKVNAYEQEELARRFGLFGIPTFLLFRDGKLLGKMSQYYGREYWLGVVREHLPSRA, encoded by the coding sequence ATGGCCCACCCGACGACCTACGAGGCAACCACCGAGAACTTCGACGCCCTGGTGCTCCAGCCCAAGGGCGAGCTGGTGGTGGTGGACTTCTGGGGCGACGGCTGCCCCAACTGCGACATCTACGCGGCGGCCGAGCCCTCCCTGCTCTCCGAGCTGGAGGGCGCCCCGATGCGCGTGGTGAAGGTGAACGCGTACGAGCAGGAGGAGCTGGCGCGGCGCTTCGGCCTGTTCGGCATCCCCACCTTCCTGCTCTTCCGGGACGGGAAGCTGCTCGGGAAGATGAGCCAGTACTACGGCCGGGAGTACTGGCTCGGCGTCGTCCGCGAGCACCTGCCCTCTCGGGCCTGA
- a CDS encoding methyl-accepting chemotaxis protein, whose translation MVRRLKLFWKLALIAVLIPVSVFLVLSLALRGTWELQSEYDTVYGSMLVPIMALDEALTLREALAGELRLLSRANLSPEERAARAAKVREHEAALLALIERYKKEWISTQSLAFTETLTGLDELKLQQDESSALQLFDVAFAGYRPLRDRVLAQAPVDGEQLEGALGRLAEALNWLRAINRRFAELSNTSAQSAFLSLRVQLVLLGLVLSGLGLLLAWRISGIIIEPVARLTRMTMRLSRGELELLEEGEDALDLEVETQDEVALLLRSTLDMARSTQEMVAMAVGLAHGDLTARVLPRSDQDALGKALGEAVGRLTKIVAEVRAGASTLASTSAMLASSSRMLAQGATDQATITEENARTLKEISAAVLRNTESCQKMEEMARVGAQDAEVSGQAVGKTVEAMRRISTNVSLIEELAHQTNMLALNAAIEAIRAGEHGKGFSVVAGEVRRLAERSKTAAREIGELAVSSRNIAEQSGRLLRDLVPSIRRTAELVHEVAASTREQSTSVGMMSHAMSEVERTTQGNAKSAEDLAKEAEALAVQADTLRRLTSFFRVGSLEGIDLSGPSELPPEGGPDPILVTPPLDGVAGGLEGGDPPSSPTAQSA comes from the coding sequence ATGGTCCGTCGTCTCAAGCTGTTCTGGAAGCTGGCTCTCATCGCCGTACTCATCCCCGTGTCGGTCTTCCTCGTGCTGTCGCTGGCACTGCGGGGCACGTGGGAGCTCCAGTCCGAGTACGACACCGTCTACGGCTCCATGCTCGTGCCCATCATGGCGCTCGACGAGGCCCTCACCCTTCGCGAGGCCCTGGCCGGAGAGCTGCGTCTGCTGTCCCGGGCGAACCTCTCCCCGGAGGAGCGCGCCGCGCGAGCCGCCAAGGTGCGCGAGCACGAGGCGGCGCTGCTGGCCCTCATCGAGCGCTACAAGAAGGAGTGGATCAGCACGCAGAGCCTCGCCTTCACCGAGACGCTCACGGGCCTGGACGAGCTGAAGCTGCAGCAGGACGAGAGCTCCGCGCTCCAGCTGTTCGATGTGGCCTTCGCCGGGTATCGGCCGCTGAGGGATCGCGTCCTGGCGCAGGCGCCGGTGGACGGAGAGCAGCTCGAGGGCGCGCTGGGGCGGCTCGCCGAGGCGCTGAACTGGCTGAGGGCCATCAACCGCCGCTTCGCGGAGCTGTCCAACACCAGCGCCCAGTCCGCCTTCCTGTCGCTCAGGGTGCAGCTCGTCCTGCTCGGCCTGGTGCTCAGCGGCCTGGGGCTGCTGCTGGCCTGGCGCATCTCCGGCATCATCATCGAGCCGGTGGCGCGGCTGACGCGCATGACGATGCGCCTGTCGCGCGGCGAGCTGGAGCTGCTGGAGGAGGGCGAGGACGCGCTGGATCTGGAGGTGGAGACGCAGGACGAGGTCGCCCTGCTGCTGCGCTCCACGCTGGACATGGCGCGCTCCACGCAGGAGATGGTGGCCATGGCGGTGGGCCTGGCCCACGGAGACTTGACGGCGCGGGTGCTGCCGCGCTCGGACCAGGACGCGCTGGGCAAGGCGCTGGGCGAGGCGGTGGGGCGGCTCACCAAGATTGTCGCCGAGGTGCGCGCCGGCGCCTCCACGCTGGCGTCCACCTCCGCGATGCTGGCCTCCTCGTCGCGGATGCTGGCGCAGGGCGCCACCGACCAGGCCACCATCACCGAGGAGAACGCGCGCACGCTCAAGGAGATCAGCGCCGCGGTGCTGCGCAACACCGAGAGCTGCCAGAAGATGGAGGAGATGGCGCGGGTGGGCGCGCAGGACGCCGAGGTGAGCGGTCAGGCGGTGGGCAAGACGGTGGAGGCCATGCGGCGCATCTCCACCAACGTGTCGCTCATCGAGGAGCTGGCGCACCAGACGAACATGCTGGCGCTCAACGCGGCCATCGAGGCCATCCGCGCCGGCGAGCACGGCAAGGGCTTCAGCGTGGTGGCCGGCGAGGTGCGCCGGCTGGCCGAGCGCAGCAAGACGGCGGCCCGGGAGATTGGCGAGCTGGCCGTCTCCAGCCGCAACATCGCCGAGCAGTCCGGCCGGCTGTTGAGGGACCTGGTGCCCTCCATCCGCCGCACGGCGGAGCTGGTGCACGAGGTGGCCGCCTCCACGCGCGAGCAGTCCACCAGCGTGGGGATGATGAGCCACGCCATGTCCGAGGTGGAGCGCACCACGCAGGGCAACGCGAAGTCCGCCGAGGACCTGGCCAAGGAGGCCGAGGCGCTGGCCGTGCAGGCCGACACCCTGCGGCGGCTCACGTCCTTCTTCCGCGTGGGCAGCCTGGAGGGGATCGATCTCAGCGGGCCCTCGGAGCTGCCTCCCGAGGGTGGACCGGATCCCATCCTCGTCACGCCGCCGCTCGACGGGGTGGCCGGAGGCCTGGAGGGCGGAGACCCGCCTTCATCGCCCACGGCCCAGAGCGCCTGA